A genomic segment from Sorangium aterium encodes:
- the rpmG gene encoding 50S ribosomal protein L33 — protein sequence MGEQAGGWRAARIAVSLACRECKSRNYKTTKAPDQVVSLKKFCKQCKKHTVHDETK from the coding sequence GTGGGCGAGCAGGCCGGTGGGTGGCGTGCGGCGCGCATCGCCGTCTCACTGGCCTGTCGCGAGTGCAAGTCGCGGAACTACAAGACCACGAAGGCGCCGGACCAGGTGGTGTCGCTCAAGAAGTTCTGCAAGCAGTGCAAGAAGCACACGGTTCACGACGAGACGAAGTGA